In Streptantibioticus cattleyicolor NRRL 8057 = DSM 46488, a genomic segment contains:
- the tyrS gene encoding tyrosine--tRNA ligase — MTDIVDELRWRGVLAQTTDEEALRKALADGPVTLYCGFDPTAASLHVGHLTQIIALRRFQLAGHRPIALVGGATGLIGDPKPSAERQLNAAATVEEWVGRLRGQLSAFLDFDTPGPGQAIMANNYEWTAGISALSFLRDLGKHFSVNSMLSRETVKTRLDGEGMSYTEFSYVILQALDYVELYQRYGCTLQIGGSDQWGNITAGLDLIRRMRSNQPHGPAHALTQNLLTKADGTKFGKTEGGAVWLDPELTTPYAFYQFWLNTDDRDVTRYLRTFSFRDREEIEELERATAERPQARAAQRALAEELTTLVHGADQTAAVIAASQALFGQGDLAALDERTLAAALAELPYAKVPALAPVVDLLAETGLVPSKSAGRRTVKEGGAYVNNAKVAGEDEIPGEADLLHGKWLVLRRGKRNLAAVEVVRD; from the coding sequence GTGACGGACATCGTCGACGAGCTGCGGTGGCGGGGAGTCCTCGCCCAGACCACCGACGAAGAAGCCCTGCGCAAGGCGCTCGCGGACGGCCCCGTCACGCTGTATTGCGGCTTCGACCCCACCGCGGCCAGCCTGCACGTCGGCCACCTCACGCAGATCATCGCGCTGCGCCGCTTCCAGCTCGCCGGGCACCGGCCGATCGCCCTGGTCGGCGGCGCCACCGGACTGATCGGCGACCCCAAGCCCAGCGCCGAGCGCCAGCTCAACGCCGCCGCCACCGTCGAGGAGTGGGTCGGCAGGCTGCGCGGCCAGCTCTCCGCCTTCCTGGACTTCGACACCCCGGGTCCCGGCCAGGCGATCATGGCCAACAACTACGAGTGGACGGCCGGCATCTCCGCGCTCTCCTTCCTGCGCGACCTCGGCAAGCACTTCAGCGTCAACTCGATGCTCTCCCGCGAGACGGTCAAGACCCGCCTCGACGGCGAGGGCATGAGCTACACAGAGTTCAGCTACGTGATCCTCCAGGCGCTGGACTACGTGGAGCTGTACCAGCGGTACGGCTGCACGCTCCAGATCGGCGGCAGCGACCAGTGGGGCAACATCACCGCCGGCCTCGACCTGATCCGCCGGATGCGATCCAACCAGCCGCACGGCCCGGCGCACGCCCTCACCCAGAACCTGCTGACCAAGGCGGACGGCACCAAGTTCGGCAAGACCGAGGGCGGCGCGGTCTGGCTCGACCCCGAGCTGACCACGCCCTACGCCTTCTACCAGTTCTGGCTCAACACCGACGACCGCGACGTCACCCGCTACCTGCGCACCTTCAGCTTCCGCGACCGCGAGGAGATCGAGGAGCTGGAGCGGGCCACCGCCGAGCGCCCGCAGGCCCGGGCCGCCCAGCGGGCGCTCGCCGAGGAGCTGACCACCCTGGTGCACGGCGCCGACCAGACCGCCGCGGTGATCGCCGCCTCGCAGGCGCTCTTCGGCCAGGGAGACCTGGCCGCCCTGGACGAGCGGACGCTGGCCGCGGCCCTCGCCGAGCTGCCCTACGCCAAGGTGCCGGCCCTCGCCCCGGTCGTCGACCTGCTCGCCGAGACCGGCCTGGTACCGAGCAAGTCCGCCGGGCGCCGCACGGTCAAGGAGGGCGGTGCCTACGTGAACAACGCGAAGGTCGCCGGCGAGGACGAGATCCCGGGCGAGGCCGACCTGCTGCACGGCAAGTGGCTGGTGCTGCGCCGCGGCAAGCGCAACCTGGCCGCCGTCGAGGTCGTCCGCGACTGA
- a CDS encoding DNA-3-methyladenine glycosylase, with protein sequence MTSATDRTPLPRAFFDRPVLDVAPDLLGRVLVRDTPDGPVEVRLTEVEAYAGTADPGSHAYRGRTARNAVMFGPPGHAYVYFTYGMWHCMNLVCCPEGTAGGVLLRAGEIVAGADLAAKRRPSSRRPADLAQGPARLATALGIDRALDGADVCPAAPADSPFRVLTGTPASPGAVRNGPRTGVGGEGAAHPWRFWIDGDPTVSPYRAHAPRRRR encoded by the coding sequence ATGACCTCGGCTACCGACCGCACCCCGCTGCCCCGTGCCTTCTTCGACCGCCCGGTGCTCGACGTGGCACCCGACCTGCTCGGCCGCGTCCTCGTCCGCGACACCCCCGACGGTCCCGTCGAGGTACGGCTCACCGAGGTCGAGGCGTACGCCGGCACCGCGGACCCCGGCTCGCACGCCTACCGAGGCCGCACCGCGCGCAACGCCGTCATGTTCGGCCCGCCCGGTCACGCCTACGTGTACTTCACCTACGGGATGTGGCACTGCATGAACCTGGTGTGCTGCCCGGAGGGCACCGCCGGCGGCGTGCTGCTGCGGGCCGGGGAGATCGTGGCCGGCGCCGACCTGGCCGCCAAGCGCCGCCCCAGCTCCCGCCGCCCCGCCGACCTCGCCCAGGGTCCGGCCCGGCTGGCCACCGCGCTCGGCATCGACCGCGCGCTCGACGGCGCCGACGTCTGCCCCGCCGCCCCCGCCGACTCGCCCTTCCGGGTGCTCACCGGAACCCCGGCGTCCCCCGGGGCGGTACGCAACGGCCCGCGCACCGGGGTCGGCGGCGAGGGCGCGGCCCACCCGTGGCGCTTCTGGATCGACGGCGACCCCACCGTCAGCCCGTACCGTGCCCACGCGCCCCGCCGCAGGCGGTAA
- a CDS encoding YbhB/YbcL family Raf kinase inhibitor-like protein, which translates to MTERKRRPLPHDFHPPVPSFTVVSDDVRDGGTLPDAQVYAKGNTSPHLRWDGFPAGTRSFAVTCYDPDAPTGSGFWHWSVFDIPASVTELPAGAGSGDFAGLPRGAVQVRNDYGTQDFGGAAPPPGDGPHRYVFTVYAVDEEKLGPDASATPAVVGFNLRFHTIGRAQLIAEYEVPAEG; encoded by the coding sequence GTGACCGAGCGCAAGAGGCGACCGCTCCCCCACGACTTCCACCCGCCGGTGCCGTCGTTCACCGTGGTGAGCGACGACGTCCGGGACGGCGGCACGCTGCCGGACGCCCAGGTGTACGCCAAGGGCAACACCTCGCCGCATCTGCGGTGGGACGGGTTTCCGGCCGGGACCAGGAGCTTCGCGGTGACGTGCTACGACCCGGACGCGCCGACCGGCAGCGGGTTCTGGCACTGGTCGGTCTTCGACATCCCGGCCTCGGTGACCGAGTTGCCGGCCGGGGCGGGGTCGGGGGACTTCGCGGGGCTGCCGCGGGGCGCGGTCCAGGTGCGCAACGACTACGGCACCCAGGACTTCGGCGGTGCGGCGCCGCCGCCCGGTGACGGTCCGCACCGCTACGTCTTCACGGTCTACGCGGTGGACGAGGAGAAGCTGGGGCCGGACGCGTCGGCGACGCCCGCGGTGGTCGGGTTCAACCTGCGGTTCCACACGATCGGCCGGGCGCAGCTGATCGCGGAGTACGAGGTGCCCGCCGAGGGCTGA
- a CDS encoding HNH endonuclease, whose product MREALVLNASYEPLSTVSPRRAVVLVMQGKAVVEQAHPGLRLRSAAVEVEVPRVIRLSRYVRVPFRQRAPWSRRGVLARDRHRCAYCGRRATTVDHVVPRSRGGQDTWLNTVAACAADNHRKADRTPEQAGMRLLIRPFEPTPADALLLAVGRG is encoded by the coding sequence ATGCGCGAGGCGTTGGTGCTGAACGCGAGTTACGAGCCGTTGTCGACGGTCTCGCCGCGGCGTGCGGTGGTGCTGGTGATGCAGGGCAAGGCCGTGGTGGAGCAGGCGCATCCGGGGTTGCGGCTGCGGTCGGCGGCGGTCGAGGTGGAGGTGCCCCGGGTGATCAGACTGAGCCGTTACGTCCGGGTGCCGTTCCGACAACGGGCGCCGTGGTCGCGGCGCGGGGTGCTGGCCAGGGACCGGCACCGGTGCGCGTACTGCGGGCGCCGGGCGACCACGGTGGACCACGTGGTGCCGAGGTCGCGGGGCGGCCAGGACACCTGGCTGAACACGGTGGCGGCTTGCGCGGCCGATAATCACCGTAAAGCGGACCGCACCCCGGAGCAGGCCGGGATGCGGTTGCTGATCAGGCCGTTCGAGCCGACGCCGGCGGACGCGCTGCTGCTGGCGGTGGGCCGGGGCTGA